Genomic window (Bosea vaviloviae):
CAGGAGAAGTCCTTCCCGGTCGGCGCCTCCTGGGCCGCGAGTTCGCTGAACGGCAAGCCGATCTCCGACCGCCGCGCCACCTTCCTGATCGACGCCAATCTGCGCGGCACGGGCTTTGGCGGCTGCAACACCTTCTCGGCTGCCGCTTATCCGCTGCGCCAGCAGGGCCTCGCAGTCGGGCCGCTCGCCCTGACCAAGCGGGCTTGCGAAAAGGGCCTGCTCGATTTCGAGCGCGCCTATCTCACCGCGCTGCGCGCCGCCCGCAGCTGGGACCTCGTCGACGGCAAGCTGATCGTCAAGGGCGCGGCCGGCGAACTGCGCTTCGATCGCGGTCTCTGA
Coding sequences:
- a CDS encoding META domain-containing protein; its protein translation is MTNRRLGYAALLAALVPMASLIAGPAEAQRRGSGRAAPQEQQQQIPSAQQEKSFPVGASWAASSLNGKPISDRRATFLIDANLRGTGFGGCNTFSAAAYPLRQQGLAVGPLALTKRACEKGLLDFERAYLTALRAARSWDLVDGKLIVKGAAGELRFDRGL